In Planktothrix sp. FACHB-1365, the sequence TGCGACTGCGTTTAACGACAACAATGGTAGGGATAGAATCTTGATCCAAAAATAAATGATCAACTGACCAGCGACTGCCATCATCTTCCTCAGCCGGAATGGTAATATCTCGTGCAATTAATAACCAGCGTCGAGACGTTACCCGATCAACTTCATCCCCAGCTAAAAGATTAGGATAGGTTTCTAATAATTCTTGTATTTGATCTTCAGAATCATAAGGCTGTTCCATCAGTTCCACCAGCCGATCATCATCCTGAATGAGATAAATCCCTCCACCCATAATTATTTACCTTTTTAATTTCTAGGTTAGGTTATTTTTAAGGCTTAATATTCCCCTGTAAACACCCGTTGTGCTGGCCCTGTCATGTACAAATGTTGATCGTGATTTGACCATTCAATGTCAAGACAACCTCCGGGTAATTCCACTGTAACAACAAAATCGCAATTTCCGGTTAAAACTCCAGCCACCACAGATGCACAAGCTCCCGTTCCACAGGCTAGAGTTGCACCCGCGCCGCGTTCCCAGACTCGCATTTTAATATAATTTCGGTTGACAACTTGAATAAATTCAGTATTTGTCCGTTCAGGAAAAACAGAATGATGTTCAAATAAAGGGCCGATTTCCCCAAGTTTAATCGCCGAAACATCCTCAACAAAGGTAATACAGTGGGGGTTTCCCATACTGACACAGGTAACATTCCAAGACTGTCCCGCCACTTCTAAGGGAATATTAACGACTTTTTCATCAGCAGCGGCTAAGGTGGTGGGGATTTCTTGAGCGAGGAGTCGGGGGAGCCCCATATCCACTTTAACTTGACCATTGGGTTGTAATTGGGGGGTAATCACACCCGCTAAGGTATCGATTTTATAACTCACGGGGTCGGTGATCTCCTGGCGATTTTCTAATTCAGCAATAAATTTGGCTAAACAGCGAATCCCATTGCCACACATCTGAGGTTCGGAACCATCAGAGTTAAAAATTCGCATGGTATAGTCAGTGGTGGAGGTTCCGGGTAGGGCAAAGATGACTCCATCGGCCCCAATGCCAAAATTGCGATCGCACAGTTCTACGGCTTGTTCTGGGGTGATCAAGGGTTCTGATTGATGACGATTATCAATCAAGATAAAATCATTGCCTAAACCGTGATATTTCGTAAATTGAATCGTCATTGATGCCTCCACTGCTATCCTTAACATTATCCGTTTTAACCTTGGAAGTCGGGTGAGCAACAGATTGGAAATCCGGGATGGCTCACTCTTTCCTATTATGGTTTGTAACGCTGACTTTTAAACAACTCCTTATGTCTGAATTCAATACTGATTTACCCAGCATTCGCAAAGTTCAAAGCTATACGAAGGATAAAAACGCCGTCGAAATCAAACTCCTCACCAATGATATTCTCGAAGGAACGATTTTGTGGCAAGACCCAAACTGTCTGTGTCTACAAGATCAAAACAACCAACAAATCCTAATTGGC encodes:
- the dapF gene encoding diaminopimelate epimerase; translated protein: MTIQFTKYHGLGNDFILIDNRHQSEPLITPEQAVELCDRNFGIGADGVIFALPGTSTTDYTMRIFNSDGSEPQMCGNGIRCLAKFIAELENRQEITDPVSYKIDTLAGVITPQLQPNGQVKVDMGLPRLLAQEIPTTLAAADEKVVNIPLEVAGQSWNVTCVSMGNPHCITFVEDVSAIKLGEIGPLFEHHSVFPERTNTEFIQVVNRNYIKMRVWERGAGATLACGTGACASVVAGVLTGNCDFVVTVELPGGCLDIEWSNHDQHLYMTGPAQRVFTGEY
- a CDS encoding RNA chaperone Hfq, with the protein product MSEFNTDLPSIRKVQSYTKDKNAVEIKLLTNDILEGTILWQDPNCLCLQDQNNQQILIGRHAIAFIRAK